Proteins encoded within one genomic window of Phototrophicus methaneseepsis:
- a CDS encoding RNA-binding domain-containing protein, which produces MASKNATRMQWYRVDLHVHTPASMDYKDADAPYIDILRRAERRGVDIIAFTDHNTVGGYVAMMNEIERLQFLEQTGRAMADELRLLAEYRRLLDKVLVLPGFEFSATFGFHILGIFSPSTSIRYIEHVLLSLNVPPDVLERGDAAAGSTADVLEAYRLIAEAGGIAIAAHINSAHGVMMRGLNFGGQTRIAYTQDRYLHALELTDLNRRGRASTRRFFDGTKPEYPRRMHLIQGSDAHSLDTFLEGKNTRYGIGERVTEMLLRDRSFEAIKDLFASTDFSRTRPYNPDKKPYDYILAARDEGPSLVQSFHEGMERKGGKLNNVIADVCAFANTNGGTIYIGLSKDKNKPIEGIKDINDATRTLQKEISRVLTPSLDVDIDTQETQGKSIIRVLVPYGEDRPYAINDNQIYVRDEAETSLAVRDEIVNLVRQGLVFMRTEAPIEIDNGMPVPAEKLAEEPLPAEVAISEDEVTPPRAGAEIASVENRNDTRYYTIRDLRNGNIVKNVTRDSARRLWHYAIRQYEGNPVKEAKVQWYNNIGLWRRYQKAGQTRYDLVQRDNGTIRIYYGVTDSGMTGPWEMFMAPDDEDNNNN; this is translated from the coding sequence GTGGCAAGTAAAAACGCAACACGCATGCAGTGGTACCGTGTCGATTTACACGTCCATACGCCCGCCAGTATGGACTATAAAGATGCAGATGCCCCTTATATTGATATTCTCAGGCGTGCAGAACGTCGTGGTGTCGATATTATCGCCTTTACCGACCATAACACCGTCGGTGGCTACGTCGCCATGATGAATGAAATTGAACGCCTGCAATTCCTGGAACAAACCGGGCGCGCTATGGCCGACGAACTGCGACTTTTAGCAGAGTATCGTCGGCTTTTAGATAAGGTCCTCGTTCTGCCCGGTTTTGAATTTTCCGCGACATTTGGCTTTCACATCCTGGGTATTTTTTCACCGTCGACCTCCATCCGTTATATTGAGCACGTCTTGCTGAGCTTGAACGTGCCCCCGGATGTGCTCGAACGCGGTGACGCAGCGGCAGGCTCCACAGCAGATGTGCTTGAAGCTTACCGACTGATTGCAGAAGCAGGCGGGATCGCCATCGCGGCACATATTAACAGCGCTCATGGCGTGATGATGCGGGGCCTTAACTTTGGCGGGCAAACCCGTATCGCCTATACGCAGGACCGCTATTTGCACGCCCTGGAGCTGACGGACCTCAATCGTCGGGGACGTGCTTCGACACGTCGCTTCTTTGATGGCACCAAGCCGGAGTATCCGCGCCGGATGCATTTAATCCAGGGCTCGGATGCACACAGCCTGGATACCTTCTTAGAAGGCAAAAACACGCGTTATGGCATTGGCGAGCGCGTCACGGAGATGCTGCTGCGAGATCGCTCCTTTGAGGCGATCAAAGATTTATTCGCCAGCACCGATTTCAGCCGGACACGCCCCTACAACCCGGATAAGAAGCCCTACGATTACATCCTGGCAGCCCGCGACGAAGGCCCCAGCCTTGTGCAATCTTTCCATGAAGGCATGGAGCGTAAAGGCGGCAAGCTGAATAATGTCATCGCGGATGTGTGTGCCTTTGCCAATACCAATGGGGGGACCATCTACATTGGTTTGAGCAAAGACAAAAACAAGCCCATTGAGGGCATTAAAGATATCAATGATGCCACCCGGACGCTACAAAAAGAAATCAGCCGCGTCCTGACGCCCTCGCTTGATGTCGATATCGATACCCAGGAAACGCAGGGCAAGAGCATTATTCGCGTACTGGTCCCTTATGGTGAAGATCGCCCCTATGCCATCAATGATAACCAGATTTACGTGCGTGATGAGGCCGAAACAAGCCTCGCTGTACGCGATGAAATCGTGAATCTGGTGCGTCAGGGGCTGGTCTTTATGCGCACAGAAGCGCCTATCGAAATTGATAATGGGATGCCAGTGCCTGCGGAGAAGCTCGCTGAAGAACCGCTGCCGGCAGAAGTTGCCATCAGCGAAGATGAGGTTACGCCACCTCGTGCCGGCGCAGAAATCGCCTCCGTCGAGAATCGCAATGATACGCGTTACTATACAATCCGCGACCTGCGTAATGGGAACATCGTCAAAAACGTGACGCGGGATAGTGCGCGACGTCTGTGGCATTATGCCATCCGGCAGTACGAAGGCAACCCGGTTAAAGAAGCCAAGGTACAGTGGTATAACAACATTGGCCTCTGGCGACGTTACCAGAAAGCGGGCCAGACACGCTATGATCTCGTCCAGCGCGATAATGGCACAATCCGCATTTACTATGGCGTCACCGACAGCGGCATGACAGGTCCCTGGGAAATGTTCATGGCACCCGATGACGAAGATAACAACAATAACTGA
- a CDS encoding response regulator transcription factor — translation MSKIMIVDDDHTTVSLLQTLLELDGYDVIVVAKGTEVVNTAEQRTPDAILMDYHLADTDGVTVLKALRAHPTIAHTPVIITSGMDVSDEVMAAGADAFLVKPFEPGELPELFRQYIGE, via the coding sequence ATGAGCAAGATCATGATCGTGGATGATGATCACACGACCGTCTCGCTACTGCAAACCCTGTTGGAATTAGATGGGTATGACGTTATTGTCGTAGCGAAGGGTACAGAAGTCGTCAACACGGCGGAACAGAGAACACCAGACGCTATTTTGATGGATTATCATCTGGCAGATACAGATGGTGTGACCGTCTTAAAGGCTTTACGCGCACACCCGACTATCGCCCACACCCCGGTTATTATTACGTCCGGGATGGACGTCTCTGACGAGGTGATGGCAGCAGGCGCAGATGCCTTTCTAGTAAAGCCATTTGAACCCGGAGAGCTCCCGGAGCTTTTCAGGCAATATATTGGTGAATAA
- the lon gene encoding endopeptidase La, protein MSNDLERLIADLMSSGNGSPHAITEEDKARDTNEFPAEVPILPLRGLVVYPHTAIPLTVGQQRSLKLVDDVIEGNRLVGLVTAFDPDMETPGPDDIYRVGTLAAIHRLFRAPDGTIRLLVQGLKRIRINEYTSEEPYLKASISEIPESVESELEVEALERNVMDQFRHLADLMPSIPPELVTTALATDDPLQLAYSVATYIRIDLEKAQELLELESTQEKLRYLLELLNKEVEVLELGRKIQSEAQSEMEKSQREYYLREQLKAIQRELAEGDDQTEEVGQFRKAIEEAGMSEEARGEAERELDRLSKLSVASAEYGVIRTYLDWLVNMPWNKRTDDNLDISHARQVLNEDHYGLKDIKERILEFLAVRKLRSERSDELEETPLSQVRRERQGAILCFVGPPGVGKTSLGASIARAMGRKFIRLSLGGVRDEAEIRGFRRTYIGAMPGRIVQTLRRAESRNPLIMLDEVDKLGRDFRGDPASALLELLDPEQNAEFRDTYLDVPFDLSEVFFITTANSLDTIPGPLLDRMELIQLSGYTEQEKLAIASQYLVPRQIRENGLREEEIDFDDEALLTIIRDFTREAGVRNLEREIGRAARKVVTRIAEGTNDTVEIDPEEVRDLLGKPRFGYRTELEDRTDLPGVATGLAWTPVGGDVLFIEATSMPGDKAFQYTGQLGDVMQESARIALSYIRSKAADFNVENQFFKENELHLHVPAGATPKDGPSAGVTMAVALASLLTHRPTRHNVAMTGELTLNGQVLPVGGIKDKVLAAHRIGVDTVILPKKNEPDLEELPDEVRDQMTFVLIDHVDKAFEVALDQTVA, encoded by the coding sequence ATGAGTAACGATCTCGAACGTTTAATCGCGGATTTAATGTCTTCTGGCAACGGCTCGCCCCATGCCATTACTGAAGAAGACAAAGCACGCGATACCAACGAGTTCCCCGCAGAAGTCCCTATTCTGCCCCTACGTGGACTGGTGGTTTATCCGCATACAGCGATTCCGCTGACTGTTGGCCAGCAGCGCAGCCTGAAGCTCGTTGACGATGTCATCGAGGGAAATCGTCTGGTTGGCCTGGTCACAGCGTTTGATCCTGATATGGAAACACCAGGACCAGATGATATTTACCGTGTCGGTACATTAGCAGCCATTCACCGCTTATTCCGCGCCCCAGATGGCACCATTCGCCTGCTGGTACAGGGCCTCAAGCGGATTCGTATCAACGAATACACCTCAGAAGAACCATATCTCAAGGCTTCCATCAGCGAAATTCCGGAATCCGTCGAGAGCGAGCTGGAAGTTGAAGCATTAGAACGCAATGTCATGGATCAGTTCCGTCACCTGGCGGACCTCATGCCCAGCATCCCGCCGGAACTGGTAACGACAGCGCTCGCCACAGATGACCCGCTGCAGCTCGCCTATTCCGTTGCGACCTATATTCGTATCGACCTGGAAAAAGCACAGGAACTACTGGAGCTGGAAAGCACGCAGGAAAAACTACGTTACCTGCTCGAGCTGCTCAATAAAGAAGTGGAAGTGCTGGAACTGGGCCGTAAAATCCAGAGCGAAGCCCAATCTGAGATGGAAAAGAGCCAACGCGAATATTATCTACGCGAACAGCTCAAGGCGATTCAACGTGAACTCGCTGAAGGTGATGACCAGACAGAAGAAGTCGGCCAATTCCGCAAAGCCATTGAAGAAGCAGGCATGAGCGAAGAAGCTCGTGGCGAAGCCGAGCGCGAACTCGACCGCCTGAGTAAGCTTTCTGTTGCCTCCGCGGAGTACGGCGTAATCCGCACCTACCTGGATTGGTTGGTGAACATGCCGTGGAACAAGCGAACAGACGACAATCTCGATATTAGCCATGCACGTCAGGTGCTCAATGAAGACCACTATGGCCTGAAGGACATCAAAGAGCGCATTCTGGAATTCCTGGCTGTGCGTAAATTGCGCTCGGAGCGCTCCGATGAATTGGAAGAAACGCCCCTGAGCCAGGTCCGGCGCGAACGCCAGGGCGCCATTCTCTGCTTCGTTGGCCCGCCAGGGGTTGGTAAAACGTCTCTTGGTGCTAGCATTGCTCGTGCAATGGGTCGCAAGTTCATCCGGCTGAGCCTGGGTGGCGTGCGTGATGAAGCTGAAATTCGCGGTTTCCGCCGTACATATATTGGTGCGATGCCTGGACGTATTGTGCAGACACTGCGCCGTGCAGAATCACGCAATCCGCTGATCATGCTGGATGAAGTCGACAAACTGGGTCGTGACTTCCGTGGTGACCCGGCTTCTGCCTTGTTGGAATTGCTCGACCCGGAACAGAACGCGGAATTCCGTGATACCTACCTGGACGTGCCTTTCGACCTGAGCGAAGTCTTCTTCATCACGACAGCCAACTCGCTGGATACAATCCCTGGGCCGCTGCTTGATCGTATGGAGCTTATCCAGCTCAGCGGCTATACCGAGCAAGAAAAGCTCGCTATCGCCAGCCAGTATCTCGTGCCCCGTCAGATCCGTGAAAATGGCCTGCGCGAAGAAGAAATTGACTTCGACGATGAGGCCCTGCTGACGATTATCCGTGACTTCACACGCGAAGCTGGCGTCCGTAACCTGGAACGTGAAATTGGTCGTGCGGCTCGTAAGGTCGTCACCCGCATTGCGGAAGGCACCAATGACACCGTGGAGATCGACCCGGAAGAAGTCCGGGACCTGTTGGGCAAACCCCGCTTTGGCTATCGTACAGAACTGGAAGATCGGACGGATCTCCCAGGTGTGGCGACGGGTCTTGCGTGGACGCCCGTCGGTGGTGATGTCCTCTTTATCGAGGCGACATCAATGCCGGGTGATAAAGCCTTCCAGTATACAGGCCAACTTGGCGACGTCATGCAGGAGAGCGCCCGTATCGCCCTCAGCTATATTCGGTCCAAAGCCGCGGATTTCAACGTGGAGAATCAGTTCTTCAAAGAGAATGAACTCCACCTTCACGTCCCGGCAGGTGCTACGCCAAAAGATGGCCCATCTGCTGGCGTCACCATGGCTGTGGCCCTGGCTTCCTTGCTAACACACCGCCCAACGCGGCATAATGTCGCCATGACCGGCGAGTTAACCCTCAACGGGCAGGTTCTGCCTGTAGGCGGCATCAAAGATAAAGTGTTGGCTGCACACCGCATCGGCGTGGATACCGTCATCCTGCCGAAGAAAAACGAACCTGACCTGGAAGAGTTGCCGGACGAAGTCCGCGATCAGATGACGTTCGTCCTGATCGATCATGTCGATAAAGCGTTTGAAGTTGCGCTAGATCAGACAGTTGCATAA